Proteins co-encoded in one Haladaptatus sp. ZSTT2 genomic window:
- a CDS encoding NAD-dependent epimerase/dehydratase family protein, whose protein sequence is MTNALVIGGTRFIGKWTVRELLDHDYDVTIFNRGNHENPFGETVTHIQGDRTNDAELAAAATEADPDVVIDCVAYKPREVRTATRIFEDVDAYVYISSGSAYGDEEIPKREGVTRLFECTNEQADEDSAESYGPRKAEGDRAIFAAADRGVNAMSVRPCIVYGPDDYGERFDYWITRVRTYDRVIIPGDGTNLWHRAYVEDVASALRTVAEEGEPGEAYNVGDQRLVTLEEMLHLMADALDTDIDVVHAGERELSIVDLTPDDFILWRDYPHVLATEKLAALGWESTPLHETMQRTVDDHLESDRDGSEHDPGRENEERLLSVLDTI, encoded by the coding sequence ATGACAAACGCCCTCGTCATCGGTGGCACGCGGTTTATCGGCAAGTGGACGGTTCGAGAACTCCTCGACCACGACTACGACGTGACGATTTTCAATCGCGGGAACCACGAGAATCCGTTTGGCGAGACGGTCACGCACATTCAAGGTGACAGGACGAACGACGCCGAGCTCGCCGCCGCGGCGACCGAGGCCGACCCCGATGTCGTTATCGATTGCGTGGCGTACAAGCCCCGCGAGGTACGCACTGCAACCCGAATTTTCGAGGACGTGGACGCCTACGTCTACATTTCGAGTGGGAGCGCCTATGGCGACGAAGAAATCCCGAAACGCGAGGGCGTCACCCGACTCTTCGAGTGTACGAACGAACAGGCAGACGAGGACTCGGCCGAATCCTATGGCCCGCGGAAGGCAGAGGGCGACCGCGCCATCTTCGCCGCCGCAGACCGCGGCGTGAACGCGATGAGCGTCCGCCCGTGTATCGTCTACGGTCCGGACGACTACGGCGAGCGTTTCGACTACTGGATTACCCGCGTCAGAACCTACGACCGCGTCATCATCCCCGGCGACGGGACGAACCTCTGGCATCGCGCCTACGTCGAAGACGTGGCGAGCGCGCTGCGTACCGTCGCAGAAGAGGGCGAGCCCGGCGAGGCGTACAACGTTGGCGACCAGCGGCTCGTGACCTTAGAGGAGATGCTGCATCTCATGGCGGACGCGCTCGACACCGACATCGACGTCGTTCACGCGGGCGAACGCGAACTGTCGATAGTCGACCTCACGCCCGACGATTTCATCCTCTGGCGCGACTACCCGCACGTCCTCGCGACGGAGAAACTCGCCGCCCTCGGCTGGGAATCGACGCCCCTGCACGAGACGATGCAACGCACAGTCGATGACCACCTCGAAAGCGACCGCGACGGGAGCGAACACGACCCCGGCCGCGAAAATGAGGAACGGCTCCTTTCGGTTCTCGACACCATCTGA
- a CDS encoding NAD(P)-dependent glycerol-1-phosphate dehydrogenase: MFTKSSWIRLPRNVLVGHGVLDQTVEAVSELHLRGTPVLVTSPTPRKIAADRIIEQFEAAGFSPEVVVVETASFAEVQRVIDAAESVDAGFLVGVGGGKAIDIAKMAADRIDRGFISVPTAASHDGIVSGRGSVPEGDTRHSVAADPPLAVVADTELLANAPWELTTAGCADIISNYTAVKDWQLAHRLKNVEYSEYAGALSQMTAELLVERIDAIKPGLEESSWVVVKALVSSGVAMSIAGSSRPASGAEHLFSHQLDRLAPGAALHGHQVGVGSILIEYLHSGEHGQWQNIRDALDKLGAPTTAEELGIAPETVIEALTTAHEIRDRYTILGDGVSEDAAIEVVTVTGVI, encoded by the coding sequence ATGTTTACAAAGTCGTCGTGGATTCGGCTGCCACGAAACGTCCTGGTGGGTCACGGGGTCTTAGACCAGACGGTGGAGGCGGTCTCCGAACTCCACCTGCGCGGGACGCCGGTTCTCGTCACGAGTCCGACGCCGCGGAAAATCGCGGCCGACCGCATCATCGAACAGTTCGAAGCCGCCGGCTTTTCGCCCGAAGTCGTCGTCGTCGAGACGGCGAGCTTCGCGGAGGTACAGCGCGTCATCGACGCCGCAGAGTCGGTGGACGCGGGCTTCCTCGTCGGCGTCGGTGGCGGCAAGGCCATTGACATTGCGAAGATGGCCGCAGACCGCATCGACCGTGGCTTCATCTCCGTGCCGACGGCGGCGAGTCACGACGGCATCGTGAGCGGGCGAGGGTCGGTCCCGGAGGGGGACACCCGTCACAGCGTGGCTGCAGACCCACCGCTCGCCGTCGTCGCGGACACCGAATTGCTCGCGAACGCGCCGTGGGAACTCACAACTGCGGGCTGTGCGGACATCATCTCCAATTACACCGCCGTCAAAGACTGGCAGTTGGCCCACCGCCTGAAGAACGTCGAGTACTCAGAGTACGCGGGCGCGCTCTCTCAGATGACCGCGGAGTTGCTCGTAGAACGCATCGACGCCATCAAACCCGGCCTCGAAGAGTCTTCGTGGGTGGTCGTAAAGGCGCTCGTCTCCTCGGGCGTGGCGATGAGCATCGCCGGGTCGTCGCGGCCCGCAAGCGGTGCAGAACACCTCTTTTCCCACCAGCTCGACCGGCTCGCGCCCGGGGCGGCGCTTCACGGCCATCAGGTCGGCGTCGGCTCAATTCTCATCGAGTATCTCCACTCGGGCGAACACGGTCAGTGGCAGAACATCCGCGACGCGCTCGATAAACTCGGTGCGCCGACGACCGCAGAGGAACTTGGTATTGCTCCAGAAACCGTCATCGAAGCCCTGACGACGGCCCACGAGATTCGCGACCGCTATACGATTCTCGGCGATGGCGTGAGCGAGGATGCCGCGATTGAAGTCGTAACCGTCACGGGCGTTATCTAA
- a CDS encoding NUDIX hydrolase codes for MTVSERSREQVGELLSTLSTQYGSVSVDQTTTALPPAAYERACEQFAAGRVACAGVRLEDAEERVLLVKDEEGTNRWAEPGGTVNADETLEAGAKRLVKRTTGLDCDIDEVTRVSIVGIGDERNVERPPVYQLQIIFSGVPAGGELCEGDGVTAVEWWKNPPATVSDALPA; via the coding sequence ATGACCGTCTCAGAACGCTCCCGCGAGCAGGTCGGGGAGCTTCTTTCTACGCTTTCGACACAGTACGGGTCGGTTTCGGTAGACCAGACCACGACTGCGCTGCCGCCGGCCGCCTACGAGCGGGCGTGCGAGCAGTTCGCAGCGGGTCGCGTCGCCTGCGCGGGCGTCCGCCTCGAAGACGCAGAAGAGCGCGTGTTGCTGGTCAAAGACGAGGAGGGGACGAACCGCTGGGCCGAACCCGGCGGAACGGTGAACGCAGACGAGACCCTCGAAGCGGGCGCAAAGCGGCTCGTGAAACGAACAACAGGCCTCGACTGTGACATCGACGAAGTCACACGGGTGTCGATTGTGGGGATTGGCGACGAACGAAACGTCGAGCGGCCCCCCGTGTATCAACTCCAAATCATCTTTTCTGGCGTTCCGGCTGGCGGCGAACTGTGTGAAGGCGACGGGGTTACCGCCGTCGAATGGTGGAAAAATCCGCCCGCTACGGTTTCTGACGCGCTTCCGGCTTAG